ATCAAATGGCGAGTCAAACCCCTCAGTTGGCCTCAGGAGTTGGTCAATTAACCAGCGGTATGGGGACCCTCAATGATGGTCTTGGGAATTATACCAATGGCGTGCGTCAATTGAATTCGGGCCTATCAAACTTTTCAAATGGTTTGGTGACCTATACAAATGGAGTTGCTACTTTATCAGAGGGCGCAGGTCAATTAAGTAGTCAATCCGCTACTCTTCGAAATGGGGTTTCCCAATTAGAATCAGGTATTCAAACATTATCAAGTCAGCTACAAGCTTCTACAAGCCAATCCGCTCAGATTGATCAATTGGCAGCTGGTTTGAACCAATTAAATGCAGCGATTCAAAATGCTTCGGTAGATACCAGTCAACTTTCATCTGGATTGACGAGTATTGCGAATTCAGCCCAAGCGATCCTTGCTTCAGCCCAAGCAGATCGTGCAAATGCCCTTGCAAGTGTACAAGGGACAGCAGCCTATCAAGCAATGACAGCTGACCAACAAGCTGAAATCAATGCGGCAATCTCATCGAGCCCAAGCTCGAGTGAAACGTCGGCTCAAGGGATCTTGACTACGATTCAAACGATCCAAAGTAGTTTGAATACAGGAAATAACTTGACACAACTGCAAAATGCAGCCAATCAAGTTTTACCGACAGCTTCTTCAACCTTGACAGACTTGTCAAGTGGCTTGTCTAAGATCCAATCCGCAGTTAGTGGACAATTGTTGCCAGCTAGCCAAACCATCAGTCAAGGGGTCGGCGCTTATACAGCTGGTGTTGATAAAATTGCTAGTGGGGCAACCCAACTTCAGACGAATAGCAGTACTTTAACAAATGGGGCTAGTCAGTTAGCAGCAGGTATTGGTCAACTAGATAGTAAATCATCAGAATTACTTGCAGGAAGCAATCAATTAGCTTCTGGTCTAGGTGAGTTAAATGGGAAGATGCCTGCCTTGACATCAGGCATGAATCAACTGGCTTCAGGCGCGACTCAATTAACAGGTAAGTCGGGTGAATTGGTTGCCGGTGCTGGAAAATTAGCTGACGGTGTAGGACAATTGAACAGCAAAACTCCAGAATTGGCAGGTGGTGTCAACAAACTTGTCACGGGTGTCAATCAGTTGACAGAAAAATCAAGTCAATTGGTGACTGGGACTGATAAACTAGCCGACGGTGCAAATCAAATCTCAGATGGGTCTAGCAAATTAGCAGCAGGTGGCCAAGCATTGACAAATGGTTTAGGTGAATTAGCAACAGGAAGCCAAACCTTGAGTCAAGGATTAAACGATGCTAAGGGACAATTGAATGTGGCTACAACTGAAAAAGAAAACGCTAAAACCTTAGCAGATCCTGTCACTTTGTCTAAAACAGACCATGACAATACCCCTGTGAATGGTGTCGGAATGGCTCCTTATATGATCTCGGTAGCTCTCTTTGTTTGTGCCTTGTCAACCAACATGATCTTTGCAAAATTACCATCCGGTCGTCATCCTGAAAGTCGCTGGGCATGGTTTAAATCTCGCTTTGAGGTCAATGGAACGATTGCGGTGATTGCAGGAGTCTTGGTCTATGGTGCCGTTCACTTAATTGGTTTATCAGCCAATCATGAAATGGCTACGCTCTTCCTTTGTGTGATTGGTAGTGTGGCCTTCATGTCCATCGTGACTGCTTTGACAACATGGCAAAGAAAGATCGGTGCATTCCTTTCCTTGATCCTCTTGCTCTTGCAATTGGCTTCTAGTGCAGGAACCTATCCTCTTGCTTTGACAAATGGCTTTTTCCAAGCCATTCATCCATTCTTGCCAATGAGTTATACCGTTTCTGGTCTTCGTCAAACGATTTCGATGACAGGAGAAATTGGGAATCAAGTGGCCTTTCTTCTGATAACCATTGTTCTTTTTGCAGGGCTAGGAATGTGGTTCTATAATCCAAAAAAATATGAAGAGGACTAATCTTCAGGAACTCCCAACAGAATGTGTTGGGAGTTTTTTGTTTCATGTGAAACAAAAATTCTCGCTTGTTTAAGCGAGAATGTTCATTATTTAAAGAAGACAACATCAGGATTCGGTGTAATATAGAGAAGTTGCTCGTTTTTAAAGACCAGTTGGATGGTGTTGTTTTTATAGGTGTAAATGGTGAGGTCTACTCCGAATTTAGAAGTTTGTTTGAGATCAACAGCTCCCATTACAAAGGCGTGAGCTTGTTCCCCTGTGATTTTTCCCTTGTGGTAGAGATCTTTAATATTTTCTAATTCGGTATTTTCAAAAGATTTGGCAATATAAGCAGGTTCTGTTATTTGTTTCTCTGGCTTTCCAAGGATTTTTTGGACAAGAGCAGGAGTATATCCTTCATAATCTGGCGTCTGGGCAAAAATACTATCACCATTTCTAGAGTAGGCCACTTTTAGATTCCCTGTCGCATAAATCTTATCTTTTGGAGCTTCTTGAGCATTTTTAGGGAGTCCTTCGGTTGTGACGATGTCAGAAGAGGGCTGTGTAGTGGTTGAAGGAGAGCTAGAGGAGTTGCTTGAGTTATTTGAACTAGTTGAACGACTCGGGTGGCTAGAACGACTCGAGCTACTTTTTTTAAAGGTTTTCTTTTTTGAACTGGTAGTTGTTGGTTCTTTTTTAAAGTTGATCTTAAGATCCGGCACACAGGCTGATAGAAAAAGAAGAGACAGCAAGAGTGTGAAGAAAAGAGGGAGTATTTGTTTTTTCATCATGTTCCTTTCGATAAGCTGATTGATTTTCTATTCTATCATAAAAAGGGTAACAAAAAAAGGTCAGGAAGAAATCCTGCCTTTATTTGTTATTATGGATGCCCACCTCCAGGTCCACCACCTTGAGGTCCGCCACCGCCTGGAGCCCCACCGCCTCCAGGCATGGAGTTGACAATTTCCGTTTGTTTTTCACCGTTGATATAGATGTCTCCGCCAGTGTAGGTAGCAGTACCATCAAAGTCGAATCCAGATTGACCCGTTAATTTAATGGTTCCTCCGGTAACAGTGATATTTCCATTCGAATCAATTGGATCGGTATCGCCTTGGCCAACTTCAACGTTGAGTGTTCCACCATTCATGGTGAAGAAAATTTCATCTTGGTTGGCATTAGCATTGGCTGCATTGACACCATCATCGGTTGCATAGATGGTGATATCACCACCGTTGATGGTGATCGATTTTCCTTCGAGACCTTCGACAGACTCTGTCACCTCATAGGTTCCACTATCGATGATCAGATCTCCAGAAGCATGGATTCCGTCGTCTCCTGCGGTGATGGTCATTTTGTTATCTGAAAGATACATGGTTCCGACCGAAGTATCTTCATCATTATCCACCTTGACTGCATCTTCATCTGCATCGATGGTCATGGTCGTACCAGTGATATTGAGTTCGTCATTGACGTTGAAGGCATCTCCTACAGCCGTGATCTTATAGGTTCCACCAGTGATGTGGAGAGTGTCATTGGCCTTGATACCGTTGTTCTTCTTGGCATCAATGTTGAGCGTACCTGAACCATTGATGGTAAGGTCGCCTTTAGAGAAGATCACTGCATCGGCATCTTCATCATTGTTTGAACTTGAATCAGACAAGGTATTGGTCGTGCCATCCGCTAGAGTCAGGTAGACATGCCCTGCTTTCGTAGCAGAAATTGGCGCGTTGGTGTTTGTCATGGTAACGCCTTTCAAGACGATGTGAACATCATCTGAGTCACCTGCTTCGACCTTGATTTGAACCCCATCGGATTCACCAGAGATGATATAGGTTCCAGCCTTTGAGATGGTCACAGTTGATCCAGAAACAGCTACGCCGTCACCTGATACACTTGCAGACGAACCAGATAGCTTTACAGTAGAGGCTTTGCTTTCATCATAAGAGCTGTCCTTGTCCTTATCTGTAAAATAGTTGGAATTGTTTGTTTTATTTTTTGAAGTAGAAGTAGCGGTTGTTTGTGCAGTATTGCTTTTTGTAGTTGATTGTGATGACGCCTGGGTACAAGCTGTCAGTAAGGTGAGGGTTGCGGCCCCCGTTAATAAAAATTTCCATTTGTTTGATTTCATAAGCTTTTCCTCTCGTTCAATTGATATGCTCCTAGTCTAAAGTTGCTAGCTGAAAGTTTCCTAAAGTTTTTCTGAAAGGAACCTTAACTTTAGTTTTCTTTAAGTTTGGCTTAATGACCAGTTAAGAAAGTCCCATTAAACTAGAAAGCACGTAAATCGTATTCATACTGACTGAAGGTTAGAAATAATAGATCCCCCTTAAAGGAGAAGAAACATGAAAAAAACAATTGAGACAAGTTTCAAACGAATCGAAACAAAATATATCGTCGCAAAAGATGACGTGAAGGACTTGATTAAAGACTTAAAAGAATACGTCGTAGAAGATGATTACCCAACCTCAACCATTTCAAACATTTATTTTGATACGGAAAATTTTGATGTCATTCAAGATGCTCTTGCCAAACAACATAGCCGCGAAAAAATTCGGATGCGGACTTATATAGAAAAACCTCAAGCAGACAGTCCAGTGTTTCTAGAGGTGAAGTCAAAAGATGAAGAAGGAATTGGCCATAAATTCCGTCTAGTTGCCACTTCGCAAGCCATTATCAACTTGATGACAGATGGGAAAGTAGATCATCAGATACAAGATCCAGACTTAGTAGAAGAGATTCAGAGATTGCGCAAACGTTATGGTCATCGATTGGAACCGCGGATGTTCATTTACTACGATCGCTTGTCTCTCAAAGAAAAGAAATCCATTCAGGGTTATCCTTATCAGAAGATTCGCGTGACAATCGATCAAAACCTAGTCTTTCGAGATCAGGCTGTTAGCCTTTTTGATGGGAAGAAAGGAGAACCTCTACTAGAGGATGACTTCGTGATCATGGAAATTAAGGCTCCTGGCCAAGAACCTCAATGGTTAAAGGATATTTTAGAGAAGTATGGTTTGGTCAAACAGAAATTTTCGAAATACAGTTGTGCCTACCATAAGTCACAAGGCTTAGACTATGCCCCAAGACCAGTTCAAGAAACGGTAGGTGCTGCCTATGTCTAATCTATTTGATTCTATTTTTAATAATGCTACAGCAACGGTGGATCCGGTGCGCTTACTGCTGGCCCTTTTGGTCAGCCTCTTTCTAGGGATGGCCCTATCTTGGACCTATAAATACCGAACGCTTTACACTCGAGAGTTTGTCATTAGTTTGACCTTGCTTCCTTGTATGATGACCTTAGTGATCTTTTTGGTCAATGGAAGTTTGGGAACCTCGATTGCAGTGGCAGGGACCTTTAGTTTGATCCGTTTTCGTTCGGCTACGAGTGGTTCTAGAGAGTTGATTGCCATTTTCTTAGCTATGATTATAGGACTGGCAGCTGGATCTGGCTATCTTTTATTGGCGATTTTATCAACCCTTTCTTTACTAGGGGTGTGGCTGGTATTAGAGAACAAACAGAGTAAGGCAGACTATCAACGACGCCGCCATTTGACTATTACCGTCTCAAAACAGGATTCTGTTGCAGAACAAATCAGCCAGTTGTTAGACCAAAGTTGTTCAGAAATTGACTTTATTTCTGTCACAACGGCCCAAGCTGGAGAACAACTGACCTTGAACTATGAGGTAAATATGAAATCGAACATCGATGATTTTGGCCTTGCCAATCTATTGATTAGCGAGATTGAAAATTGTGATGTCGCTCTGACAAAGAAAGCGAAGAAAAGAAAGAATCTATAACGGCTATCCTACTTTGAGGATAGTTTTTTAGGGTTTTAAGAACTTTTTAAGAAAAAGTGGTATACTGTTTCTAAAAAATTGAAGGAATCCTTTATGAAAAAGACTGCTATTTTTGAAGATGTCGTCTCTATTATGACCCATGATTCATCTACCAGCAAGGATCGAAAAGGATGCGATCCAGAGCCTTTTCGAGAAAACATTACAGATGATATGACAGATGATGCCTTTCTCTATCAAGTTAAGGCTTACCTAGCTAGTTTTGGGGTGATCGGGCATGTTTCCTTTCGAGATAAAAAGGCCAGTCAAAAAGGGTTCCTTTTGAGAATAAATGGACAGAAACTGTATGTTGAGGAAGCTAATGAAGATACGGGTCTTCAAGTAGGAGATCAGATCCTAGCTCTGGATGGAAGTGACTTGGATCAGATAGCTTCTCTTCATAAAGCCTATTTTATCAGCAAGACCCCAGAAAGACATTATAGAGAATGGGCAGATTTGGTCTCTCAGTCAACGAGTGTCACCCTGCTTCGAGAAGGGATAGAAAAGACCATTAAAGTAGTACCCAGTCGAGAACCGATCCAGGATCAGATTTTTTGGAAACGATTAGACGATGAGATTCTTTATCTTCGTCTGGATAACTTTATGGATGAAGGAGCCATTAGTCGGGTATATCAAGAGTGTTTACCTATGATGACGGAAGTCAAGTTTCTTATCATTGATGTCCGACAGAACGGCGGAGGGACAGACTCTTTATATATCCCTCTATTACATCTAGCCTTAGAGAAGGATCAGGGCTATGATTCGCTTGACTGGGACGATGATGGCATGGAAATTCTCTATACGGAACGCAATGTTGACCTGCGCTTGAAAGACTTTGAGGACTGGATGCAACAGGAAGAAATTAGCCCTGAAACAGTTAAGCTGCTTGAAGATATGAAAGAGAATTTGATCCACCATCGGGGGAAAGGCTATGTAACATATCAGCAAGAAAGCGAGGAATTCTTCCCAGAGGTTAGAGGTGGCCACTATCCTGAACAGATCTTTATCTTATCAGATATTTATTGTGCTTCATCTGGGGATAACTTTGTTCAGATGATGAAGCAGTTTAAGAAGGTAACGGTGGTGGGTCGACCAACTCTCGGAATTCTAGACTACTCTAATTGTTGTACGGTTGATTATGATAATTTTTGTTTAATGTTTCCCACTTCTCGCTGTTTAAGCGTGGATCAAGGTAAAGGAATGACGGATCAGGGTGTTCTACCAGATATAGAAATTCCTTGGACACCTAGCCATTTCGAGAGAGATGTGGATCTGGACAAGTGTCTGGAGTTGATTCATCAGGGGACTGTGAAATAGAATAGGATTTCAACCAGAAAACTGATTAAAAAAAAATGCTTTCGTTAAACGGCTTGAATGATCTGAAATGATAACGTTTTCTACCACATTCTCACTATGTTTAAAATTGCTTACTTGGTATAAAAAATGGTAAAATAGTGAATAACAATCAAAATGAAGAGTGAAACTTATGAAACATAAAACACTTTATAAATTTATCGGGCAGACGGTCTTGTATTTCGCCATTTTCCTAGCCCTACTTTATTTCTTTAGTTACCTTGGTCAAGGTCAGGGTGGCTTTATCTACAACGAATTTTAGAAAAGGAGACTCCTAACCGTGTCAAACCAACCAATTACTGATATGATCGAGACAATTGAACGTTATGCGCAACTACAACCAGACTATCCGGTTTACAATGTCCTTGGTGAGGAGCATACCTATGGCCAATTGAAGGCTGATTCAGATAGCTTGGCTGCCCACATCGACCAAATGGGACTTCCTGAAAAGTCACCTGTAGTGGTCTTTGGTGGACAAGAATATGAAATGTTAGCAACCTTTGTGGCCTTGACAAAATCTGGCCATGCCTATATCCCAATTGATAGCCACTCTGCCTTGGAGCGCGTGTCTGCCATTGTTGAAGTAGCAGAGCCAAGCTTGATTATTGCCATCAATGAATTTCCATTGGAAAACCCAGCTGCTCTAATCATGTCCTTGGAACAAGTGCGTGAAGCTTATGCGGCTCAGAATGCCTATGGCTTGCAACATCCGGTCAAAGGGGATGATAACTACTACATCATCTTTACCTCAGGGACAACTGGGAAACCAAAAGGGGTGCAAATTTCGCACGATAACTTGCTCAGCTTTACCAACTGGATGATTACGGACAAGGAATTTGCAACGCCAGAGCGTCCGCAAATGTTGGCGCAACCACCGTATTCTTTTGACTTGTCTGTCATGTACTGGGCACCGACCTTAGCTCTTGGAGGAACGCTTTTTGCTCTTCCATCAGCTATCACTCAAGACTTCAAACAACTCTTTGCGACGATCTTTTCTCTTCCGATTGCTATCTGGACTTCAACACCATCTTTTGCAGATATGGCCATGTTGTCTGAAGATTTCAATGCTGAAAAAATGCCAGGGATCACCCATTTCTACTTTGATGGGGAAGAGTTGACCGTTAAAACCGCTCAGAAATTGCGCGAGCGTTTCCCAAATGCGCGCATCATCAATGCTTA
The DNA window shown above is from Streptococcus sp. S1 and carries:
- a CDS encoding polyphosphate polymerase domain-containing protein, giving the protein MKKTIETSFKRIETKYIVAKDDVKDLIKDLKEYVVEDDYPTSTISNIYFDTENFDVIQDALAKQHSREKIRMRTYIEKPQADSPVFLEVKSKDEEGIGHKFRLVATSQAIINLMTDGKVDHQIQDPDLVEEIQRLRKRYGHRLEPRMFIYYDRLSLKEKKSIQGYPYQKIRVTIDQNLVFRDQAVSLFDGKKGEPLLEDDFVIMEIKAPGQEPQWLKDILEKYGLVKQKFSKYSCAYHKSQGLDYAPRPVQETVGAAYV
- a CDS encoding YhgE/Pip domain-containing protein, which gives rise to MMKEWKAILKKPTFIIVMIGVALIPALYNIIFLSSMWDPYGQVSDLPVAVVNKDQSATYNGQKMEIGKDMVSNLKDNDSLDFHFVDEKAAKDGLKNGDYYMIVTLPEDLSKKASSILTNHPEQMTIDYQTSSGHSFIAGKMSDTAMTKMKQSVAEKVTNTYTTALFSKMGSLKTGMGTAADGSAKLADGASKLEDGGQTLSTNLNTLARSSLAFSDGATTLRTGLAAYTDGVGQLGNGLNQMAGQLPNLVSGVNQLNNGFGTFHTGLMAYATGVDQLGNGLNQMASQTPQLASGVGQLTSGMGTLNDGLGNYTNGVRQLNSGLSNFSNGLVTYTNGVATLSEGAGQLSSQSATLRNGVSQLESGIQTLSSQLQASTSQSAQIDQLAAGLNQLNAAIQNASVDTSQLSSGLTSIANSAQAILASAQADRANALASVQGTAAYQAMTADQQAEINAAISSSPSSSETSAQGILTTIQTIQSSLNTGNNLTQLQNAANQVLPTASSTLTDLSSGLSKIQSAVSGQLLPASQTISQGVGAYTAGVDKIASGATQLQTNSSTLTNGASQLAAGIGQLDSKSSELLAGSNQLASGLGELNGKMPALTSGMNQLASGATQLTGKSGELVAGAGKLADGVGQLNSKTPELAGGVNKLVTGVNQLTEKSSQLVTGTDKLADGANQISDGSSKLAAGGQALTNGLGELATGSQTLSQGLNDAKGQLNVATTEKENAKTLADPVTLSKTDHDNTPVNGVGMAPYMISVALFVCALSTNMIFAKLPSGRHPESRWAWFKSRFEVNGTIAVIAGVLVYGAVHLIGLSANHEMATLFLCVIGSVAFMSIVTALTTWQRKIGAFLSLILLLLQLASSAGTYPLALTNGFFQAIHPFLPMSYTVSGLRQTISMTGEIGNQVAFLLITIVLFAGLGMWFYNPKKYEED
- a CDS encoding carbohydrate-binding domain-containing protein; this translates as MKSNKWKFLLTGAATLTLLTACTQASSQSTTKSNTAQTTATSTSKNKTNNSNYFTDKDKDSSYDESKASTVKLSGSSASVSGDGVAVSGSTVTISKAGTYIISGESDGVQIKVEAGDSDDVHIVLKGVTMTNTNAPISATKAGHVYLTLADGTTNTLSDSSSNNDEDADAVIFSKGDLTINGSGTLNIDAKKNNGIKANDTLHITGGTYKITAVGDAFNVNDELNITGTTMTIDADEDAVKVDNDEDTSVGTMYLSDNKMTITAGDDGIHASGDLIIDSGTYEVTESVEGLEGKSITINGGDITIYATDDGVNAANANANQDEIFFTMNGGTLNVEVGQGDTDPIDSNGNITVTGGTIKLTGQSGFDFDGTATYTGGDIYINGEKQTEIVNSMPGGGGAPGGGGPQGGGPGGGHP
- a CDS encoding DUF4956 domain-containing protein, yielding MSNLFDSIFNNATATVDPVRLLLALLVSLFLGMALSWTYKYRTLYTREFVISLTLLPCMMTLVIFLVNGSLGTSIAVAGTFSLIRFRSATSGSRELIAIFLAMIIGLAAGSGYLLLAILSTLSLLGVWLVLENKQSKADYQRRRHLTITVSKQDSVAEQISQLLDQSCSEIDFISVTTAQAGEQLTLNYEVNMKSNIDDFGLANLLISEIENCDVALTKKAKKRKNL
- a CDS encoding S41 family peptidase, encoding MKKTAIFEDVVSIMTHDSSTSKDRKGCDPEPFRENITDDMTDDAFLYQVKAYLASFGVIGHVSFRDKKASQKGFLLRINGQKLYVEEANEDTGLQVGDQILALDGSDLDQIASLHKAYFISKTPERHYREWADLVSQSTSVTLLREGIEKTIKVVPSREPIQDQIFWKRLDDEILYLRLDNFMDEGAISRVYQECLPMMTEVKFLIIDVRQNGGGTDSLYIPLLHLALEKDQGYDSLDWDDDGMEILYTERNVDLRLKDFEDWMQQEEISPETVKLLEDMKENLIHHRGKGYVTYQQESEEFFPEVRGGHYPEQIFILSDIYCASSGDNFVQMMKQFKKVTVVGRPTLGILDYSNCCTVDYDNFCLMFPTSRCLSVDQGKGMTDQGVLPDIEIPWTPSHFERDVDLDKCLELIHQGTVK
- a CDS encoding DUF4947 domain-containing protein, with the translated sequence MKKQILPLFFTLLLSLLFLSACVPDLKINFKKEPTTTSSKKKTFKKSSSSRSSHPSRSTSSNNSSNSSSSPSTTTQPSSDIVTTEGLPKNAQEAPKDKIYATGNLKVAYSRNGDSIFAQTPDYEGYTPALVQKILGKPEKQITEPAYIAKSFENTELENIKDLYHKGKITGEQAHAFVMGAVDLKQTSKFGVDLTIYTYKNNTIQLVFKNEQLLYITPNPDVVFFK
- the dltA gene encoding D-alanine--poly(phosphoribitol) ligase subunit DltA, producing MSNQPITDMIETIERYAQLQPDYPVYNVLGEEHTYGQLKADSDSLAAHIDQMGLPEKSPVVVFGGQEYEMLATFVALTKSGHAYIPIDSHSALERVSAIVEVAEPSLIIAINEFPLENPAALIMSLEQVREAYAAQNAYGLQHPVKGDDNYYIIFTSGTTGKPKGVQISHDNLLSFTNWMITDKEFATPERPQMLAQPPYSFDLSVMYWAPTLALGGTLFALPSAITQDFKQLFATIFSLPIAIWTSTPSFADMAMLSEDFNAEKMPGITHFYFDGEELTVKTAQKLRERFPNARIINAYGPTEATVALSAVAITDEMLATLKRLPIGYTKEDSPTFIIDEEGNKLPNGEQGEIIVSGPAVSKGYMNNPEKTAEAFFEFEGLPAYHTGDVGTMTDEGLLLYGGRMDFQIKFNGYRIELEDVSQNLNKSKYIDSAVAVPRYNKDHKVQNLLAYVILKEGVKEQFEREIDITKAIKEDLENIMMSYMMPSKFLYRDSLPLTPNGKIDIKGLISEVNNR
- a CDS encoding teichoic acid D-Ala incorporation-associated protein DltX, with translation MKHKTLYKFIGQTVLYFAIFLALLYFFSYLGQGQGGFIYNEF